The Synechococcus sp. WH 8101 sequence GGAGGACCTCCTGGGCGAAGGCCGCATCGGTGAAGTCGGAGACAACAGGAGCCACGGCAACAGATCAAGCGTGGCCCGATCCTATGGGGGCTCAGAGCTTGTCGATCGACTTGCGCAGCTCCTCGAGATCGGCATCCACCTCCGCCACCTTCACGGGCTCGACCTTGGTTGAATCGGAGGGCTCGCCGGCTGGCAAGGCCACCGCTTCCGGTCCACCCTCCAGTCGCTGCCGTAAGGAAGCCAGTTCATCATCCACATCACTGCCACCCTCGAGGGAAGCGAACTGACTCTCCAGATCGGCGCCAGCCAGCTCGGCTGCAGCCTGGCTGCTGGCCTCCAAGGCCTGCACCTTGTCTTCCATGCGCTCAAACGCTGCCATGGCCGAGTTGGTGCCGAGATTGCCCACAGCACTCTGCAGCTGCTGCTGCGCCTGGGCCGCCTGGGCCCGGGCCTTGAGCATGTCCTTCTTGGTGCGCGCTTCGGCGATCTTGCCCTCGAGGGCCACCAGGCTCTTCTTGAGGGTCTCCACCTGAGCGTCCTGACCCTGCAGCTGGCCTGAGAGCGACGTTGCGGTCTCCTGGAAGGTCTTACGGCGGGCCAGGGCCTCACGGGCCAACCCCTCCTCCCCTTTCTTCAGGGCCAGTTCAGCCCGTTCATACCAGGTAGCCGCCTGGGCCTCGGCCTGATCGGCCTGATTGCGCAACCGCTTCTGACTGGCAATGGCCATCGCCACCGCCTGACGCAGCTTGACCAGGTCGGTCTGCATGTCGGCAACCGACTGATCGAGAATCTTGACCGGATCCTCCGCCTTGCTCACCAGATCGTTGAGGTTGGCCCGAAGCAGACGACTGAGCCGATCGAAGAAACCCATGGGGGAGGAGCTGGTGGGAGCGGCGGTTTGAGGCTAGCGAGAGACCCTCTCAGCGCCGCTTAACATCCACTGGAGCATCGGTACAGGTGGTTAGCCATGGCACGGGCGCCCCGGTCCCAGCGTCGTCGTTTCGGCCGAGGCGAGCTGATGCAGGCGGCGGAACCAGCCGCGGCCAAGCCACTGCTGGGCTGCCTGGAAAGCCTGCAACGCGACTGGCGTTCGCAAGGATCGATCGCCGCGATCTGGCAGGACTGGCCGGGCTTGGCCGGAGCCCAACTCGCTCCGCACTGCCGTCCTCTCAGTTTCCATGGAGGGCTGCTCACCGTGGGAGCCAGCCAACCCCAATGGCGGCAGGCACTCCAGTACAGCCGCCCCCAGCTGCTGGCCGCGCTGCGGAGCGCTGGGCACGCGATTCGCGACCTGCGCATCCAGCAACACCACGCACCGACGCTTCCCGAGCTGGACAGCGAAGAGTCCATCTGGGCGCGCCATCCCAGCCGCATCGATGTGCACGGACTCGCCACCTGTCCGCAATGCCAGAGCCCGGCCCCTGCTGGGGAGATGGCGCTCTGGGGCCATTGCGGCTTCTGCCGGCGCCAGCGGCTGGCCAGCAGCGACAGGGCCTCGCTCAGTAGCGCTCCGGACGAGGCGCGCGCCAATCAGACCTGACGCCATCGGCCTGGAGTTGTTGGGCACGGGCCTCGAGGCGACGGCGATCGAGGCGCCAAAGGCGATAGATGCCATAACGCCCGAGCAGCTGGGGCTCCAAGCCCTGCCAATGCTTCTGAGCCGCCGTGCCGGCATCGATCACAACCAAGGCGGTGGGCATCCGCTCGATCGGGACACCGCTCCACTGCCGCCGTTGCTCGGAGCGCAACCGCTCGGCGACATTCACCAGAGCACTTTTCGAGCGTCCCTCAAACACCACCACCCGATCGGTGTAGAAGTGCAGAGAAGGCTTCATCACCCCCACCATGGCCACCGGCTCCTGAGGAGATGGCGCTGGTGCTCGCTGGCCCTGACGAACGATCTCTGCAGCGGCCTGTCGCACGGGCTGCTGCCGCACCCGATCGCCAAGGTCAATCATCGGCACCAGGGCAACCAACTGAAACAGCAGCAGGGGCCCCTGCATACCGAGCATCGTGGCGGGCCCCTCGTCCGGCTGGCGGCGCCAGGCCAGCACCACGCCCAACACAGCCGCCACGCTGAAACACACCGCCGCTCGCAGCACCAGGCCGCTGGCGAGCAGCTCTGTGGGGAGCGTGGGCATCTCCGGATCACGAATCAGAGGGATCCAGAGGTGAGAAAGCCAGAGCCCCACGGCCAGAACGGCACTAAGACCAGCGCAAGCGA is a genomic window containing:
- a CDS encoding PspA/IM30 family protein, with translation MGFFDRLSRLLRANLNDLVSKAEDPVKILDQSVADMQTDLVKLRQAVAMAIASQKRLRNQADQAEAQAATWYERAELALKKGEEGLAREALARRKTFQETATSLSGQLQGQDAQVETLKKSLVALEGKIAEARTKKDMLKARAQAAQAQQQLQSAVGNLGTNSAMAAFERMEDKVQALEASSQAAAELAGADLESQFASLEGGSDVDDELASLRQRLEGGPEAVALPAGEPSDSTKVEPVKVAEVDADLEELRKSIDKL
- a CDS encoding DUF721 domain-containing protein; the protein is MARAPRSQRRRFGRGELMQAAEPAAAKPLLGCLESLQRDWRSQGSIAAIWQDWPGLAGAQLAPHCRPLSFHGGLLTVGASQPQWRQALQYSRPQLLAALRSAGHAIRDLRIQQHHAPTLPELDSEESIWARHPSRIDVHGLATCPQCQSPAPAGEMALWGHCGFCRRQRLASSDRASLSSAPDEARANQT